The Musa acuminata AAA Group cultivar baxijiao chromosome BXJ1-3, Cavendish_Baxijiao_AAA, whole genome shotgun sequence genome window below encodes:
- the LOC135616257 gene encoding F-box/kelch-repeat protein At3g61590-like isoform X3, whose product MEGQTSWQFHPTSHHQSRVAEFEPIREDSDNHDQDALVSLDAILPDDLLEKVLSFLPIASIIRSSSVCKRCDDAVSGYVYDPSLRKWYGFDFPCIERSNWSVSASGGLVCLMDGENRSRIFVCNPITRDRKRLRDAPGGKTPDYTALAMSVDRSAHSYTVALAKCKQAPQDYCQWGLSIHVYESGTRSWATLFSEVLVGWRGGDECVICDGVLYYLIYSTGVLRNVEPRHCLAMYDLSARPSRTSLMQMAIPVPCSLTCGRLMNLKDRLVMVGGIGKHDRPGIIKGIGIWELHNRGWREVARMPQKFFQGFGEFDDVFASGGADDLIYIQSFGSPALLTFDVTQRVWRWSAKSPVSKRFPLQLFTGFCFEPRLAIAS is encoded by the exons ATGGAGGGTCAGACATCGTGGCAATTTCATCCTACTTCCCACCACCAGTCTCGGGTTGCGGAGTTTGAGCCGATCCGCGAGGACAGCGACAACCACGACCAAGACGCATTGGTTTCTTTGGACGCCATTCTGCCTGATGACCTCCTGGAGAAGGTCCTCTCCTTCTTGCCCATAGCGAGCATCATCCGGTCGAGCTCCGTCTGCAAACGATG CGACGACGCCGTGTCGGGCTACGTCTACGACCCGAGCCTCCGGAAGTGGTACGGCTTCGACTTCCCCTGCATCGAGAGGAGTAACTGGTCCGTCTCCGCCTCCGGCGGACTGGTCTGCTTGATGGACGGCGAGAACCGGAGCCGGATCTTCGTCTGCAACCCCATCACGCGAGACCGGAAGCGGCTGCGCGACGCCCCCGGCGGGAAGACCCCCGACTACACCGCGCTCGCCATGTCGGTGGACAGGAGCGCGCACAGCTACACCGTCGCCCTGGCGAAGTGCAAGCAGGCGCCCCAGGATTACTGTCAGTGGGGCTTGTCGATCCACGTTTACGAGTCGGGGACCCGATCATGGGCCACTCTCTTCAGTGAAGTCTTGGTGGGTTGGAGGGGAGGAGACGAGTGCGTGATCTGCGACGGAGTCCTGTACTACCTGATCTACTCCACCGGCGTGCTCAGGAACGTCGAACCGCGCCATTGCTTGGCCATGTATGACCTGTCAGCCAGACCTTCCCGCACATCCTTGATGCAAATGGCGATCCCGGTGCCATGTTCACTGACCTGCGGCAGACTGATGAACCTCAAAGACAGGCTAGTCATGGTCGGCGGGATCGGGAAGCACGACCGACCGGGCATCATCAAGGGGATCGGAATCTGGGAGCTTCACAACAGGGGATGGCGAGAGGTGGCTCGGATGCCGCAGAAGTTCTTCCAGGGGTTCGGCGAATTCGACGACGTCTTCGCGAGCGGCGGCGCCGACGATCTCATTTACATCCAGAGCTTCGGGTCACCGGCACTGCTGACCTTTGACGTGACTCAGAGGGTGTGGAGGTGGTCGGCGAAGAGCCCGGTGAGCAAGAGGTTTCCCCTGCAGCTCTTTACCGGCTTCTGCTTCGAGCCGAGGCTTGCGATCGCTTCCTGA
- the LOC135616257 gene encoding F-box/kelch-repeat protein At3g61590-like isoform X2, with protein MEGQTSWQFHPTSHHQSRVAEFEPIREDSDNHDQDALVSLDAILPDDLLEKVLSFLPIASIIRSSSVCKRWYEAVHSGWHSWAEMSPQKPWYFMFTCSDDAVSGYVYDPSLRKWYGFDFPCIERSNWSVSASGGLVCLMDGENRSRIFVCNPITRDRKRLRDAPGGKTPDYTALAMSVDRSAHSYTVALAKCKQAPQDYCQWGLSIHVYESGTRSWATLFSEVLVGWRGGDECVICDGVLYYLIYSTGVLRNVEPRHCLAMYDLSARPSRTSLMQMAIPVPCSLTCGRLMNLKDRLVMVGGIGKHDRPGIIKGIGIWELHNRGWREVARMPQKFFQGFGEFDDVFASGGADDLIYIQSFGSPALLTFDVTQRVWRWSAKSPNLS; from the exons ATGGAGGGTCAGACATCGTGGCAATTTCATCCTACTTCCCACCACCAGTCTCGGGTTGCGGAGTTTGAGCCGATCCGCGAGGACAGCGACAACCACGACCAAGACGCATTGGTTTCTTTGGACGCCATTCTGCCTGATGACCTCCTGGAGAAGGTCCTCTCCTTCTTGCCCATAGCGAGCATCATCCGGTCGAGCTCCGTCTGCAAACGATGGTACGAAGCTGTGCATTCCGGGTGGCACTCATGGGCCGAGATGTCGCCTCAGAAGCCATGGTACTTCATGTTCACCTGCAGCGACGACGCCGTGTCGGGCTACGTCTACGACCCGAGCCTCCGGAAGTGGTACGGCTTCGACTTCCCCTGCATCGAGAGGAGTAACTGGTCCGTCTCCGCCTCCGGCGGACTGGTCTGCTTGATGGACGGCGAGAACCGGAGCCGGATCTTCGTCTGCAACCCCATCACGCGAGACCGGAAGCGGCTGCGCGACGCCCCCGGCGGGAAGACCCCCGACTACACCGCGCTCGCCATGTCGGTGGACAGGAGCGCGCACAGCTACACCGTCGCCCTGGCGAAGTGCAAGCAGGCGCCCCAGGATTACTGTCAGTGGGGCTTGTCGATCCACGTTTACGAGTCGGGGACCCGATCATGGGCCACTCTCTTCAGTGAAGTCTTGGTGGGTTGGAGGGGAGGAGACGAGTGCGTGATCTGCGACGGAGTCCTGTACTACCTGATCTACTCCACCGGCGTGCTCAGGAACGTCGAACCGCGCCATTGCTTGGCCATGTATGACCTGTCAGCCAGACCTTCCCGCACATCCTTGATGCAAATGGCGATCCCGGTGCCATGTTCACTGACCTGCGGCAGACTGATGAACCTCAAAGACAGGCTAGTCATGGTCGGCGGGATCGGGAAGCACGACCGACCGGGCATCATCAAGGGGATCGGAATCTGGGAGCTTCACAACAGGGGATGGCGAGAGGTGGCTCGGATGCCGCAGAAGTTCTTCCAGGGGTTCGGCGAATTCGACGACGTCTTCGCGAGCGGCGGCGCCGACGATCTCATTTACATCCAGAGCTTCGGGTCACCGGCACTGCTGACCTTTGACGTGACTCAGAGGGTGTGGAGGTGGTCGGCGAAGAGCCCG AATTTATCCTAG
- the LOC135616257 gene encoding F-box/kelch-repeat protein At3g61590-like isoform X1 yields the protein MEGQTSWQFHPTSHHQSRVAEFEPIREDSDNHDQDALVSLDAILPDDLLEKVLSFLPIASIIRSSSVCKRWYEAVHSGWHSWAEMSPQKPWYFMFTCSDDAVSGYVYDPSLRKWYGFDFPCIERSNWSVSASGGLVCLMDGENRSRIFVCNPITRDRKRLRDAPGGKTPDYTALAMSVDRSAHSYTVALAKCKQAPQDYCQWGLSIHVYESGTRSWATLFSEVLVGWRGGDECVICDGVLYYLIYSTGVLRNVEPRHCLAMYDLSARPSRTSLMQMAIPVPCSLTCGRLMNLKDRLVMVGGIGKHDRPGIIKGIGIWELHNRGWREVARMPQKFFQGFGEFDDVFASGGADDLIYIQSFGSPALLTFDVTQRVWRWSAKSPVSKRFPLQLFTGFCFEPRLAIAS from the coding sequence ATGGAGGGTCAGACATCGTGGCAATTTCATCCTACTTCCCACCACCAGTCTCGGGTTGCGGAGTTTGAGCCGATCCGCGAGGACAGCGACAACCACGACCAAGACGCATTGGTTTCTTTGGACGCCATTCTGCCTGATGACCTCCTGGAGAAGGTCCTCTCCTTCTTGCCCATAGCGAGCATCATCCGGTCGAGCTCCGTCTGCAAACGATGGTACGAAGCTGTGCATTCCGGGTGGCACTCATGGGCCGAGATGTCGCCTCAGAAGCCATGGTACTTCATGTTCACCTGCAGCGACGACGCCGTGTCGGGCTACGTCTACGACCCGAGCCTCCGGAAGTGGTACGGCTTCGACTTCCCCTGCATCGAGAGGAGTAACTGGTCCGTCTCCGCCTCCGGCGGACTGGTCTGCTTGATGGACGGCGAGAACCGGAGCCGGATCTTCGTCTGCAACCCCATCACGCGAGACCGGAAGCGGCTGCGCGACGCCCCCGGCGGGAAGACCCCCGACTACACCGCGCTCGCCATGTCGGTGGACAGGAGCGCGCACAGCTACACCGTCGCCCTGGCGAAGTGCAAGCAGGCGCCCCAGGATTACTGTCAGTGGGGCTTGTCGATCCACGTTTACGAGTCGGGGACCCGATCATGGGCCACTCTCTTCAGTGAAGTCTTGGTGGGTTGGAGGGGAGGAGACGAGTGCGTGATCTGCGACGGAGTCCTGTACTACCTGATCTACTCCACCGGCGTGCTCAGGAACGTCGAACCGCGCCATTGCTTGGCCATGTATGACCTGTCAGCCAGACCTTCCCGCACATCCTTGATGCAAATGGCGATCCCGGTGCCATGTTCACTGACCTGCGGCAGACTGATGAACCTCAAAGACAGGCTAGTCATGGTCGGCGGGATCGGGAAGCACGACCGACCGGGCATCATCAAGGGGATCGGAATCTGGGAGCTTCACAACAGGGGATGGCGAGAGGTGGCTCGGATGCCGCAGAAGTTCTTCCAGGGGTTCGGCGAATTCGACGACGTCTTCGCGAGCGGCGGCGCCGACGATCTCATTTACATCCAGAGCTTCGGGTCACCGGCACTGCTGACCTTTGACGTGACTCAGAGGGTGTGGAGGTGGTCGGCGAAGAGCCCGGTGAGCAAGAGGTTTCCCCTGCAGCTCTTTACCGGCTTCTGCTTCGAGCCGAGGCTTGCGATCGCTTCCTGA